The Callospermophilus lateralis isolate mCalLat2 chromosome 3, mCalLat2.hap1, whole genome shotgun sequence genome has a segment encoding these proteins:
- the Snx5 gene encoding sorting nexin-5 isoform X2 encodes MNVLRSVSVDLNVDPSLQIDIPDALSERDKVKFTVHTKTTLPTFQSPEFSVTRQHEDFVWLHDTLIETTDYAGLIIPPAPTKPDFDGPREKMQKLGEGEGSMTKEEFAKMKQELEAEYLAVFKKTVSSHEVFLQRLSSHPVLSKDRNFHVFLEYDQDLSVRRKNTKEMFGGFFKSVVKSADEVLFSGVKEVDDFFEQEKNFLINYYNRIKDSCAKADRMTRSHKNVADDYIHTAASLQSLALEEPTVIKKYLLKVAELFEKLRKVEGRVSSDEDLKLTELLRYYMLNIEAAKDLLYRRTKALIDYENSNKALDKARLKSKDVKLAEAHQQECCQKFEQLSESAKEELINFKRKRVAAFRKNLIEMSELEIKHARNNVSLLQSCIDLFKNN; translated from the exons ATGAATGTG CTGAGGTCTGTGTCTGTggacctgaatgttgatccctcaCTTCAGATTGACATACCTGATGCACTCAGTGAGAGAGATAAGGTCAAGTTTACAGTGCACACCAAG ACTACACTGCCCACTTTTCAGAGCCCAGAGTTTTCTGTTACAAGGCAACATGAAGACTTCGTATGGCTACATGATACGCTTATTGAAACCACAGACTATGCTGGGCTTATT ATTCCCCCTGCTCCTACAAAACCAGATTTTGATGGTCCTCGAGAAAAGATGCAGAAACTGGGAGAGGGTGAAGGGTCTATGACCAAAGAAGAGTTTGCAAAGATGAAGCAAGAACTGGAAGC TGAATATCTCGCTGTCTTTAAGAAGACTGTGTCCTCTCATGAAGTATTTCTTCAGCGGCTTTCTTCTCATCCTGTTCTCAGTAAAGATCGAAACTTTCATGTTTtcctggaatatgatcaggat CTAAGTGTTAGGCGGAAAAATACCAAAGAAATGTTTGGTGGCTTCTTTAAAAGTGTGGTGAAAAGTGCTGATGAAGTTCTTTTTTCTGGAGTTAAG gaAGTAGATGACTTCTTTGAGCAAGAGAAGAACTTCCTTATTAACTATTACAACAGGATCAAGGATTCCTGTGCTAAAGCTGACAGAATGACCAGATCTCACAAAA ATGTTGCTGATGACTATATTCACACTGCGGCCTCCTTGCAGAGCCTGGCTTTAGAAGAACCCACAGTCATCAAAAA atacctGTTGAAGGTTGCTGAACTGTTTGAAAAACTTAGG AAAGTAGAGGGTCGTGTCTCATCAGATGAAGATTTAAAGCTGACAGAGCTTCTCCGATACTACATGCTCAATATAGAGGCTGCAAAG gaTCTCTTATACAGACGCACCAAAGCCCTCATTGACTATGAGAACTCAAACAAAGCTCTGGATAAGGCCCGGTTAAAAAGCAAAGATGTCAAGTTGGCTGAGGCACACCAACAGGAATGTTGCCAGAAATTTGAACAGCTTTCTGAATCTGCAAAAGAAG AACTTATAAATTTCAAACGGAAGAGAGTGGCAGCGTTTAGAAAAAATCTAATTGAGATGTCTGAACTGGAAATAAAGCATGCCAGA AACAATGTCTCCCTCTTGCAGAGCTGCATTGACCTATTCAAGAACAACTGA
- the Snx5 gene encoding sorting nexin-5 isoform X1 produces the protein MAAVPELLQQQEEDRNKLRSVSVDLNVDPSLQIDIPDALSERDKVKFTVHTKTTLPTFQSPEFSVTRQHEDFVWLHDTLIETTDYAGLIIPPAPTKPDFDGPREKMQKLGEGEGSMTKEEFAKMKQELEAEYLAVFKKTVSSHEVFLQRLSSHPVLSKDRNFHVFLEYDQDLSVRRKNTKEMFGGFFKSVVKSADEVLFSGVKEVDDFFEQEKNFLINYYNRIKDSCAKADRMTRSHKNVADDYIHTAASLQSLALEEPTVIKKYLLKVAELFEKLRKVEGRVSSDEDLKLTELLRYYMLNIEAAKDLLYRRTKALIDYENSNKALDKARLKSKDVKLAEAHQQECCQKFEQLSESAKEELINFKRKRVAAFRKNLIEMSELEIKHARNNVSLLQSCIDLFKNN, from the exons CTGAGGTCTGTGTCTGTggacctgaatgttgatccctcaCTTCAGATTGACATACCTGATGCACTCAGTGAGAGAGATAAGGTCAAGTTTACAGTGCACACCAAG ACTACACTGCCCACTTTTCAGAGCCCAGAGTTTTCTGTTACAAGGCAACATGAAGACTTCGTATGGCTACATGATACGCTTATTGAAACCACAGACTATGCTGGGCTTATT ATTCCCCCTGCTCCTACAAAACCAGATTTTGATGGTCCTCGAGAAAAGATGCAGAAACTGGGAGAGGGTGAAGGGTCTATGACCAAAGAAGAGTTTGCAAAGATGAAGCAAGAACTGGAAGC TGAATATCTCGCTGTCTTTAAGAAGACTGTGTCCTCTCATGAAGTATTTCTTCAGCGGCTTTCTTCTCATCCTGTTCTCAGTAAAGATCGAAACTTTCATGTTTtcctggaatatgatcaggat CTAAGTGTTAGGCGGAAAAATACCAAAGAAATGTTTGGTGGCTTCTTTAAAAGTGTGGTGAAAAGTGCTGATGAAGTTCTTTTTTCTGGAGTTAAG gaAGTAGATGACTTCTTTGAGCAAGAGAAGAACTTCCTTATTAACTATTACAACAGGATCAAGGATTCCTGTGCTAAAGCTGACAGAATGACCAGATCTCACAAAA ATGTTGCTGATGACTATATTCACACTGCGGCCTCCTTGCAGAGCCTGGCTTTAGAAGAACCCACAGTCATCAAAAA atacctGTTGAAGGTTGCTGAACTGTTTGAAAAACTTAGG AAAGTAGAGGGTCGTGTCTCATCAGATGAAGATTTAAAGCTGACAGAGCTTCTCCGATACTACATGCTCAATATAGAGGCTGCAAAG gaTCTCTTATACAGACGCACCAAAGCCCTCATTGACTATGAGAACTCAAACAAAGCTCTGGATAAGGCCCGGTTAAAAAGCAAAGATGTCAAGTTGGCTGAGGCACACCAACAGGAATGTTGCCAGAAATTTGAACAGCTTTCTGAATCTGCAAAAGAAG AACTTATAAATTTCAAACGGAAGAGAGTGGCAGCGTTTAGAAAAAATCTAATTGAGATGTCTGAACTGGAAATAAAGCATGCCAGA AACAATGTCTCCCTCTTGCAGAGCTGCATTGACCTATTCAAGAACAACTGA